One segment of Vibrio orientalis CIP 102891 = ATCC 33934 DNA contains the following:
- a CDS encoding GrxB family glutaredoxin → MKLYIYEHCPFSARVRYVAGKLNIQLNIINIAYDDDKTTTDLIGTKQVPLLIKDNGEAMAESLDIIAYFLELAGSTETNQPSQSVLDWQKNAFLPLQKVGYPRWSNMGLPEFATQSAQQAWRTKKETDALNFDALLQDTPNIAKEVAKLIEHARTVLNLDSYQHVTLVDEAILFSILRGFFSAAEIQWDNTVKTWMASVSNKTQVPLLK, encoded by the coding sequence ATGAAACTCTACATTTACGAACATTGCCCATTTAGTGCTCGCGTCCGATATGTTGCTGGTAAGCTGAATATCCAACTTAACATCATCAATATTGCTTATGACGATGACAAAACCACGACAGACCTCATCGGTACAAAGCAAGTGCCTCTTCTTATCAAAGACAACGGTGAAGCGATGGCAGAAAGCCTCGACATCATCGCTTACTTCCTTGAATTAGCTGGCTCAACCGAGACAAACCAGCCATCTCAGTCAGTGTTGGATTGGCAAAAAAACGCATTTCTACCACTGCAAAAAGTCGGTTACCCACGTTGGTCAAATATGGGGTTACCAGAATTTGCCACTCAGTCCGCGCAACAAGCTTGGCGAACAAAGAAGGAAACAGACGCCCTCAATTTTGATGCGCTTTTGCAAGACACACCAAACATCGCGAAAGAGGTAGCAAAACTCATCGAACACGCAAGAACTGTTTTGAATCTCGACTCCTACCAACATGTGACCTTAGTCGACGAAGCTATTCTGTTTTCTATCTTGCGCGGCTTCTTCAGTGCAGCTGAAATCCAATGGGACAACACGGTGAAGACTTGGATGGCATCTGTCAGCAACAAAACGCAAGTACCACTACTCAAGTAA
- a CDS encoding MFS transporter — protein MNKEKMPLQVWILTLAAFAIGTAEFVIAGILPQVANSLSITEGQAGYLISAYALAIVFGGPLLTIYLARFNKKAVLAGLMVLFILGNVLSAFAPSYFVLMVSRVITGLVQGPFYGIGAVVATNLVSEKMAGRAVGQMFAGLTLANVLGVPGGTWIGLQFGWHTTFLTVAAFGVVALFSITSVIKSTGHGEAKDIKAQLAAFKNPMLLISLAITVFAWSGFMTLYGYIAPIAMHITGFGESAVTWILVIVGAGLIVGNTMGGHSSDKNLQKASMFWASAMIVSLVLVGLTVDSKVWFIATAFVFGIASFANVPAMQLRVMNHGGEGQELAATANISAFNLANAFGGFLGGMVLDSQMGAGMIPYAAIIVPLIGLLFIAKANRNESKQAELAPSFNN, from the coding sequence ATGAATAAAGAGAAAATGCCTTTGCAGGTATGGATCTTAACGCTTGCCGCTTTTGCTATCGGTACCGCTGAATTTGTTATTGCTGGAATTCTTCCTCAAGTCGCCAACTCATTGTCCATCACTGAAGGACAGGCAGGTTACTTAATCAGTGCCTACGCGCTTGCAATTGTGTTTGGCGGTCCACTACTTACGATTTACTTAGCCCGCTTTAACAAGAAAGCCGTACTGGCTGGGCTAATGGTGTTGTTTATCCTCGGTAACGTATTATCTGCCTTTGCACCAAGCTACTTTGTGTTGATGGTGAGCCGAGTGATTACTGGCTTGGTTCAAGGTCCCTTCTACGGAATCGGCGCCGTGGTAGCAACCAATTTGGTTTCAGAAAAAATGGCAGGCCGTGCGGTTGGACAGATGTTTGCAGGCTTAACACTAGCGAATGTTTTAGGTGTGCCAGGTGGTACTTGGATTGGCTTGCAATTTGGCTGGCACACCACTTTCTTAACCGTTGCAGCTTTTGGTGTAGTGGCTCTGTTCTCCATCACTTCAGTGATCAAATCGACTGGCCATGGCGAAGCAAAAGACATCAAAGCACAATTAGCTGCCTTCAAGAATCCAATGCTGCTTATCAGCCTAGCGATCACCGTATTTGCATGGTCTGGTTTCATGACTTTGTATGGCTACATCGCGCCAATCGCCATGCACATTACTGGCTTTGGTGAAAGTGCGGTTACTTGGATTTTGGTTATTGTTGGCGCGGGCCTGATTGTCGGCAATACCATGGGCGGTCACTCATCAGATAAGAACCTGCAAAAAGCCTCGATGTTCTGGGCAAGCGCCATGATCGTCTCACTAGTACTGGTTGGCTTAACCGTAGATAGCAAAGTGTGGTTCATCGCTACCGCATTTGTGTTTGGTATTGCTTCATTCGCTAATGTGCCAGCAATGCAGCTTCGAGTAATGAATCACGGCGGTGAAGGCCAAGAATTGGCAGCTACGGCAAACATCTCGGCGTTCAACTTAGCCAATGCCTTTGGCGGTTTCTTAGGTGGTATGGTGCTCGATAGTCAAATGGGCGCAGGTATGATCCCTTACGCTGCCATCATTGTTCCACTGATTGGTTTGTTATTCATCGCCAAGGCAAACCGCAACGAAAGCAAACAAGCCGAGTTAGCCCCAAGCTTCAACAACTAA
- a CDS encoding SDR family oxidoreductase, with amino-acid sequence MNTEKTVYVVIGGTSGIGAALSQQLESENAIVHVASRKSGLDISDEQSVYHYFETIGAFDHLIVTAGSYAPAGKVVDVEVSQAKYAFDTKFWGAVNAAKHGARYIKKGGSISLTSGMLSRKVVANTYVKAAINAAIEATTKVLAKELAPIRVNAVSPGLTKTEAYQGMNEGDRNAMYERTQSSLPVGKVGEASDVAKAYLLLIQNSYMTGAVIDVDGGALLG; translated from the coding sequence ATGAACACAGAGAAAACTGTTTACGTCGTCATCGGTGGCACATCAGGCATTGGCGCTGCACTAAGCCAACAACTGGAGAGCGAAAACGCCATTGTCCACGTAGCAAGTCGCAAATCAGGCTTAGACATCAGCGATGAACAGTCGGTGTACCACTACTTCGAAACTATCGGTGCATTTGACCACCTCATCGTCACGGCAGGTTCTTATGCGCCAGCGGGCAAGGTTGTTGATGTGGAAGTCTCTCAAGCGAAATACGCGTTTGATACCAAATTCTGGGGGGCTGTTAACGCAGCTAAACACGGCGCACGCTACATCAAGAAAGGCGGCTCAATCTCTCTTACTTCCGGCATGTTGTCACGCAAAGTTGTCGCTAATACCTACGTTAAAGCCGCCATCAACGCTGCCATTGAAGCAACCACAAAAGTATTGGCGAAAGAGTTGGCTCCTATTCGAGTGAATGCCGTCAGCCCAGGTTTAACCAAAACTGAAGCGTACCAAGGCATGAATGAAGGCGATAGAAACGCCATGTATGAGCGTACGCAAAGCAGCCTGCCCGTAGGCAAAGTCGGTGAAGCTAGCGATGTCGCAAAAGCATACTTACTGCTTATTCAAAACTCTTACATGACTGGCGCAGTGATTGATGTCGATGGCGGCGCACTACTGGGATAA
- a CDS encoding LysR family transcriptional regulator, producing the protein MDKFSDMTLFASIVKNQGLAAAGRELGLSPATVTARLQGLEERYGVKLLNRSTRHISLTDSGAMYHQACLEIIDSVNETENLLQTGMKEVRGTLKISAPRDIGKQYISPLLSEFSQLHPEVVPYLYLNDHLSNLAESGLDVVIRYGELADSNLISRKLASSRRVLCASPQYLAKRGTPITPSDLAQHDCLAMVRSNEELKTWHFQDEGQHRVITVAPKRFSDDGEVIRQWALDGAGIALKSILDVQEDIKQQRLVTVLNGYMKNFSAAASSAGADLNAIYLSRQYQPKRLRLFLDFLIERFERDF; encoded by the coding sequence ATGGACAAGTTTTCTGATATGACGCTGTTTGCTAGCATCGTTAAAAACCAAGGCTTGGCGGCAGCAGGTAGAGAGCTAGGCTTATCACCAGCAACGGTCACCGCAAGGTTGCAAGGGTTAGAAGAGCGTTATGGGGTTAAGTTACTGAATCGCAGTACAAGGCACATCTCGTTGACGGACTCTGGTGCGATGTATCATCAAGCTTGTCTGGAAATCATCGACAGTGTTAATGAGACTGAAAACTTACTCCAAACAGGAATGAAAGAAGTGCGCGGGACACTCAAAATTTCGGCTCCTCGTGATATCGGCAAGCAGTACATCTCGCCATTATTGTCGGAGTTTAGCCAGTTACATCCAGAGGTGGTCCCGTACTTATACCTCAACGACCACTTATCTAACTTGGCCGAGTCAGGGCTAGATGTCGTCATCCGCTACGGGGAATTGGCAGACAGTAACCTTATCTCACGTAAGCTTGCGTCTAGCCGGCGTGTCTTGTGCGCTTCTCCTCAATATTTAGCAAAAAGAGGCACTCCAATAACACCAAGCGATTTAGCCCAGCATGATTGCTTAGCCATGGTTCGTAGTAATGAAGAACTAAAAACATGGCACTTCCAAGATGAAGGGCAACATCGTGTGATCACCGTAGCACCAAAGCGCTTTTCAGATGATGGAGAAGTGATCCGCCAGTGGGCATTGGATGGGGCAGGGATCGCGCTGAAATCGATTCTAGATGTGCAAGAAGACATTAAACAGCAACGGCTGGTTACGGTTTTAAATGGCTATATGAAGAACTTTAGTGCGGCGGCCTCTTCGGCGGGGGCAGACTTAAATGCGATTTACCTTAGCCGTCAGTATCAACCCAAACGACTGCGCTTATTCCTCGACTTTTTGATTGAGCGATTTGAGCGTGATTTTTAG
- a CDS encoding 3'-5' exonuclease: MAELIPSLNTCLSKMERGEKRFARRLEALLESDYLCWFDIPVGKNRRYPDFTVLHPQRGLLFLEVKDWKIENIKSINAKHVELLTSNGLKTIANPLEQVRQCAYTVVNKLSKDNQLLSKNPKYHGKLCFPYGYGVVLPFVSRKQLNEAIPLDAQESILQSHLVICSDEMTKSADPEHFQNRLWEMFNYQFDYKLTLPQIDRIRWHLYPEIRINHQQNSLFDEAPTHKESLSETIPDIVKIMDIQQEQLARSLGEGHRVIHGVAGSGKTLILGYRCLHLADTLNKPILLLCYNITLAAKLRTFIDEKGISAKVQVYHFHDWCGQQLKTYNVNLIEDDERKPFELSVETVIQGVEFGQIPSGQYGAVLIDEGHDFEPEWLTLVTKMIDPDTNSLLLLYDDAQSIYKKSSGLDFSLASVGIQAQGRTTILKLNYRNTREILDFSYKFAKRYFEGFKHKEIPLIEPEGAGCNGSTPIVKQFDTIAQEAEFILRCVQHWIAKGKESKEIAILYPTHSSGKAMADVLKGSDVPFQWLATPTYKKKYNPSANKINLIPVRSSKGLEFETVVMIDGSYLPKDKDDEVDAARVMYVGFTRATKNLLTTYHRENTFSEQLTQAIS; the protein is encoded by the coding sequence ATGGCTGAACTTATTCCTTCATTGAACACTTGTTTATCCAAAATGGAACGGGGCGAAAAACGTTTCGCACGTCGTTTGGAGGCTCTTCTAGAAAGCGATTATCTTTGTTGGTTTGACATACCTGTCGGAAAAAATCGCCGCTACCCAGACTTTACTGTTTTACATCCTCAGCGAGGTCTTCTATTTCTCGAAGTAAAAGACTGGAAGATAGAGAACATAAAGTCGATTAATGCTAAGCATGTTGAGCTGCTGACAAGTAATGGCTTGAAAACCATAGCTAACCCTCTTGAACAAGTACGTCAATGTGCCTACACCGTTGTGAATAAACTCTCCAAGGACAATCAGCTTCTCAGTAAGAACCCTAAATATCATGGTAAACTCTGTTTCCCTTATGGTTATGGTGTGGTGCTGCCTTTCGTTTCACGTAAGCAACTTAACGAAGCAATCCCGCTGGATGCACAAGAAAGTATCCTGCAAAGCCACCTCGTCATTTGCAGTGATGAAATGACAAAATCCGCTGATCCTGAACACTTCCAAAATCGCTTATGGGAAATGTTCAACTATCAATTTGATTACAAGTTAACTCTTCCGCAAATAGACCGTATTCGCTGGCATCTATATCCAGAGATTAGAATTAACCATCAGCAAAACTCACTGTTTGACGAAGCTCCAACACATAAAGAAAGCCTCTCCGAAACTATCCCAGACATAGTCAAAATAATGGATATTCAACAAGAGCAATTAGCTCGCAGCTTAGGCGAAGGGCACCGCGTCATTCATGGTGTTGCCGGTTCAGGAAAAACCTTAATACTTGGATATCGATGTTTGCATCTAGCGGATACTCTCAATAAACCTATTTTGCTCCTTTGCTATAACATAACTCTGGCCGCAAAATTACGCACATTTATAGATGAAAAGGGGATTTCAGCAAAAGTTCAGGTTTATCACTTTCACGACTGGTGCGGACAGCAACTCAAAACCTATAACGTAAACCTTATCGAAGATGACGAAAGAAAGCCTTTTGAGCTAAGCGTCGAAACTGTTATTCAAGGCGTCGAATTTGGTCAAATACCGTCGGGGCAATACGGAGCGGTGTTGATTGATGAAGGTCATGACTTTGAACCTGAATGGCTAACTCTAGTCACCAAGATGATTGATCCAGACACCAATTCATTATTACTTCTTTATGACGATGCTCAGTCTATTTATAAGAAAAGCTCAGGGCTCGATTTCTCATTAGCTAGCGTCGGCATTCAAGCACAGGGGCGTACTACCATACTCAAACTTAACTACCGTAATACCAGAGAAATTCTCGACTTCTCATACAAATTTGCAAAAAGGTATTTCGAAGGCTTTAAGCATAAAGAAATACCATTAATTGAACCAGAAGGCGCTGGCTGTAATGGCAGTACACCCATTGTGAAGCAATTTGACACAATAGCTCAGGAAGCCGAGTTTATTCTTCGCTGTGTTCAGCATTGGATTGCAAAAGGTAAGGAATCAAAAGAAATCGCTATTTTGTACCCGACCCATTCTTCGGGTAAAGCAATGGCAGATGTACTGAAAGGTTCTGACGTACCATTTCAATGGTTAGCAACCCCTACCTATAAAAAGAAATATAACCCTAGCGCGAATAAAATAAATCTTATCCCTGTCCGTAGCAGCAAAGGGTTAGAGTTTGAAACTGTTGTAATGATTGACGGGAGTTACCTGCCAAAAGACAAAGATGATGAAGTAGATGCTGCACGAGTGATGTATGTCGGCTTTACTAGAGCAACTAAAAACTTACTCACGACTTACCACAGAGAAAACACATTCAGTGAGCAGCTAACACAAGCTATCTCTTAA
- a CDS encoding class I SAM-dependent methyltransferase, with the protein MDVNLSFYDENAAQLAEQYDSVDFESVHSSWQSYWPLSGCRVLDVGAGSGRDAQWFDSQGCKVVAIEPSAGLRQLGQQRTSSTVHWVDAQLPDLSSLAMSAYRFDLILVSAVWMHIPVPTRYQSLCSLVERLAERGRIVITLRHGAFGDGRTSYGVSLAELEQIAQRLDLVVCHVEDTEDGLSRTGLTWQTVVLEKASSVQRKRK; encoded by the coding sequence ATGGATGTAAACCTCTCTTTTTACGATGAAAATGCTGCTCAATTGGCTGAGCAGTATGACTCTGTTGATTTTGAATCCGTACATAGCAGCTGGCAATCATACTGGCCTCTATCTGGTTGCCGAGTGCTGGATGTTGGTGCTGGCTCGGGCAGAGACGCTCAGTGGTTTGATTCACAAGGTTGTAAGGTTGTCGCTATTGAGCCTTCGGCAGGTTTACGTCAGCTAGGCCAACAGCGCACTTCGTCGACAGTTCATTGGGTTGATGCCCAGCTCCCAGACCTTAGTTCTTTAGCTATGTCAGCTTATAGATTCGACCTTATTCTTGTCTCAGCGGTGTGGATGCATATTCCTGTACCTACACGCTATCAGTCACTTTGCTCTTTGGTCGAACGGTTAGCTGAAAGGGGCAGAATAGTTATAACTCTACGTCATGGTGCGTTTGGCGATGGGCGTACAAGCTATGGCGTCTCTCTCGCTGAGTTAGAACAGATTGCTCAACGATTAGATCTAGTGGTTTGCCATGTTGAAGATACTGAAGATGGGTTATCTCGGACAGGGTTGACTTGGCAAACAGTGGTATTAGAAAAAGCATCATCAGTGCAGAGAAAGAGGAAGTAA
- a CDS encoding HNH endonuclease, with the protein MSLEYYVEKFQNLNMNSAGGKKSPHKVCLLLTVMDLIQAGHLVKNRIEFNQAVKDRFTHYFDNFAQGNDRDTPENPFYHLKSEGFWHLNYHAGFDETNTKRYSAKAIEYAYLDQELFEYMSSPIVSNELKDALVANFADLPSLFRQWLLDIGKSEKTAKNYVGAIRGSISNWLADIGELEQPLTEVKSYKQFVRYEERVRQLDEFKIRDSRGNGMYSAALNHYHQFLVDLSQVDVNADVRHVMKDKKLTETEKTILINTRMGQGQFRSKLVEMWGGCAVTGYRNTQLLLASHIKPWRSSNNEERLDKYNGLLLVANLDKAFDLGFISFDDGGKVMISKYLEAPDVLGLREGMSFNIRRENKPYLGYHRGVLFKGF; encoded by the coding sequence GTGTCTCTTGAGTACTATGTGGAAAAGTTCCAGAACCTGAATATGAACAGTGCTGGTGGTAAGAAAAGCCCGCATAAGGTGTGTTTGCTGCTTACGGTCATGGACTTAATTCAAGCTGGTCATCTGGTAAAGAACAGAATTGAGTTCAACCAAGCGGTGAAAGATCGCTTTACTCATTATTTTGATAACTTTGCGCAAGGCAATGATCGTGATACACCAGAGAACCCGTTTTACCATCTAAAAAGTGAAGGCTTTTGGCACCTGAATTATCACGCCGGCTTTGATGAGACAAACACCAAAAGGTATTCAGCTAAAGCGATTGAGTATGCCTATTTAGACCAAGAGTTGTTTGAGTATATGAGCAGCCCTATTGTTTCAAATGAGCTGAAAGATGCGCTTGTGGCGAACTTTGCCGATCTTCCATCTTTGTTTCGCCAATGGTTATTAGATATCGGCAAGTCAGAAAAAACCGCGAAGAACTATGTGGGAGCGATTAGAGGCTCTATTTCCAATTGGCTTGCAGATATTGGTGAGCTAGAACAGCCACTCACTGAGGTTAAATCGTATAAACAGTTTGTTCGCTATGAAGAGCGAGTAAGACAGTTGGATGAGTTTAAGATTCGCGATTCACGCGGTAACGGTATGTATAGCGCTGCGTTAAATCACTATCACCAGTTTTTAGTCGACCTTTCTCAGGTCGATGTTAATGCCGATGTTCGTCATGTTATGAAAGACAAAAAGCTCACGGAAACGGAAAAAACGATTTTGATCAACACTCGAATGGGACAGGGGCAATTTCGATCAAAGCTGGTGGAAATGTGGGGCGGCTGCGCGGTGACGGGCTATCGTAATACACAGCTTCTGCTTGCTTCACATATTAAGCCTTGGCGCAGTTCTAACAATGAAGAAAGACTTGATAAGTATAACGGATTGCTGCTTGTGGCGAACTTAGATAAGGCGTTCGATCTCGGATTTATATCCTTTGATGATGGCGGCAAGGTGATGATTTCAAAATACCTTGAAGCGCCCGATGTTCTAGGTTTGAGAGAAGGGATGTCGTTTAATATCAGACGAGAGAATAAGCCTTATCTTGGCTACCATCGTGGGGTGTTGTTTAAAGGGTTCTAA
- a CDS encoding VF530 family DNA-binding protein, translated as MMTDEERIELQQNNPLHGLKLETMLQELVDFYGWDILDTAMRFNCFNTKPSVASSVKYLKKTEWAREKLENFYLYRFKRMPRASAEEYDLPPRARTFPHGLEPKEPMALTVESILKSQAKAASAHKAKSSRGRNFRR; from the coding sequence ATGATGACTGATGAAGAAAGAATTGAACTGCAACAGAACAACCCGTTGCACGGTCTTAAGCTAGAAACCATGCTGCAAGAGCTGGTGGATTTCTATGGTTGGGACATTCTCGATACCGCGATGCGCTTTAACTGCTTTAACACCAAGCCTTCGGTTGCCAGCAGTGTTAAGTACTTAAAGAAAACCGAGTGGGCACGCGAAAAGCTAGAGAACTTTTATCTTTACCGCTTTAAGCGCATGCCTCGCGCATCGGCTGAAGAGTATGATTTGCCTCCTCGCGCTCGCACCTTTCCGCATGGCCTAGAACCTAAAGAGCCAATGGCTTTGACCGTTGAGTCTATCTTGAAGTCACAAGCTAAGGCCGCGTCAGCGCACAAAGCGAAATCATCACGTGGTCGTAATTTCCGTCGATAG
- a CDS encoding methyl-accepting chemotaxis protein, with protein sequence MTNLSFKNKIIALIVAIITLTIATSYFSVNHFISRYIQESDSQNITHNVDLIKKKIETELSNKLSLASSLNFSMMDIAETKENSGFAHVVKVVNGYAFDDTGNMSDEDAQVFIDLAESHGDELAISPVTRTEAGYQIVFSIKRADDSVDFFTLKLNEFGAIISEYAAQGSYAQLMAGNVTIFSNKQGDNLTPIQRQIEFAGQSWKLVGYIDLDNIQSNTDKLNWLITLALLVCAAIIITVSVVVINYSFKPLKRLQDVVADLSQGNGDLTQRLTVERNDEIGTISLSINQFIEKLQHMFVDVSRSSQAIDSAVHNIAEQSASNVKTLDQHTLETEQAITAIEELSATAASISDSADNAAKLTESTNQFAEQSKQTVNNAVTSVNALVNQVSAMSEVTSTMSEDTKQISSVLQVIGEIAEQTNLLALNAAIEAARAGEQGRGFAVVADEVRALAARTQDSTSQINEMLAKLRSTTDNVVNEMDATRHSCEQTASNTNQVMDSLNQVTNSVVEMNDLNALIATSAMQQSQVTGEVSTNMAAIQEIVRLLNNNAGQTHSVCEELRETSVDLSQLVGKFKVQ encoded by the coding sequence ATGACCAACCTGTCATTTAAGAACAAGATTATTGCCCTTATTGTTGCAATCATCACCCTCACTATTGCGACTTCATACTTCAGTGTAAACCACTTTATTAGCCGCTATATTCAAGAGTCTGATAGCCAAAATATCACTCACAATGTTGATCTGATTAAGAAGAAGATCGAAACCGAACTCAGCAATAAGCTTTCGCTCGCATCAAGTTTGAACTTTAGCATGATGGATATTGCCGAAACCAAAGAAAACAGTGGCTTTGCTCACGTGGTGAAGGTTGTTAATGGTTACGCATTCGATGATACAGGCAATATGAGTGATGAAGATGCGCAGGTTTTCATCGATTTGGCGGAGTCTCATGGCGATGAGCTGGCCATTAGCCCAGTGACCAGAACGGAAGCAGGTTACCAAATCGTATTTTCAATCAAACGTGCCGATGACTCGGTTGATTTCTTCACCTTAAAGCTAAACGAGTTCGGGGCGATCATTTCTGAATATGCCGCCCAAGGTAGCTATGCCCAGTTGATGGCAGGCAATGTGACCATCTTTAGCAATAAGCAAGGTGACAACCTAACGCCAATTCAACGCCAGATTGAGTTTGCAGGACAGTCATGGAAGTTAGTCGGTTATATCGACTTAGATAACATCCAAAGCAATACCGATAAGCTCAATTGGCTCATCACATTAGCGCTGTTGGTTTGCGCCGCAATCATCATTACCGTCAGCGTGGTAGTGATTAATTACTCCTTCAAACCGCTCAAGCGTTTACAAGATGTGGTCGCGGATTTATCGCAAGGCAACGGCGATCTAACTCAGCGTTTAACTGTAGAAAGAAACGATGAGATTGGCACGATTTCGTTGTCTATCAACCAGTTTATTGAAAAGCTTCAGCACATGTTTGTCGATGTGTCTCGATCTTCACAAGCGATTGATAGTGCGGTGCACAATATCGCCGAGCAATCGGCTTCAAACGTTAAGACGTTAGATCAGCACACACTGGAAACGGAGCAAGCGATCACGGCGATTGAAGAGTTGAGTGCAACCGCCGCTTCTATCTCAGACAGCGCTGATAACGCAGCTAAGCTGACAGAAAGTACCAATCAATTTGCTGAGCAGTCTAAACAAACCGTCAATAACGCCGTAACCAGCGTGAATGCTTTAGTCAATCAGGTTTCTGCGATGTCTGAAGTGACAAGTACCATGAGTGAAGACACCAAGCAAATCAGCAGCGTTTTGCAGGTGATTGGTGAGATTGCCGAGCAGACTAACTTACTGGCGCTGAATGCCGCGATTGAGGCCGCTCGCGCAGGTGAGCAGGGCCGCGGTTTTGCTGTGGTAGCGGATGAGGTAAGAGCGCTGGCGGCCAGAACGCAAGATAGCACGTCTCAGATCAACGAGATGCTCGCCAAGCTAAGATCAACGACAGACAACGTAGTCAATGAAATGGATGCAACTCGTCATAGCTGTGAGCAGACGGCATCGAACACTAATCAGGTTATGGACTCGCTTAACCAAGTGACTAACTCAGTGGTCGAGATGAATGACCTTAATGCCTTGATTGCAACATCAGCCATGCAGCAGAGCCAAGTGACCGGTGAAGTGAGTACTAACATGGCGGCAATTCAAGAGATTGTAAGATTACTGAATAACAACGCAGGGCAGACGCACTCGGTCTGTGAAGAGCTGCGTGAAACCTCGGTCGACTTATCTCAACTTGTCGGTAAGTTTAAGGTTCAGTAG
- a CDS encoding fructose-specific PTS transporter subunit EIIC, protein MSTLTAQATNNSDFKKLLSTMKGHLLFGTSHMLPFIVAGGVLLALAVMASGKGAVPADGLLADISNIGIKGLVLFPIILGGFIGYSIADKPALAPAMISSGIMADMGGGFLGCIVAGFIAGGVVFQLKKIPLSANMTALGAYFIYPLIGTLVSAGIVLWGIGEPIKLFMASMNEFLASMAGASKVVLGAILGGMTAFDMGGPINKVATLFAQTQVDTQPWLMGGVGIAICTPPLGMALATFLFKKKFTKQEQEAGKAAAIMGSIGISEGAIPFAANDPMRVLPSIVAGGIVGCVFGFLTDVLLHAPWGGLITAPVSSNIPMYVVGIALGSLTTALIVGFWKPVAEESEEEIEQAAPVQTQAAPAAGEGEYDVVAVTCCPSGVAHTFMAAKALEKAGAAAGIKIKVETQGQNGIQNRITDLDVANAKLVILAHDIQVKDAQRFANANVVECSTKEAMKKAAELINS, encoded by the coding sequence ATGAGTACCCTAACAGCTCAAGCTACTAACAATAGCGATTTCAAAAAACTACTCAGCACCATGAAAGGACACCTTTTATTCGGTACTTCTCATATGCTTCCATTTATTGTTGCGGGTGGTGTACTTCTAGCATTAGCGGTAATGGCATCAGGTAAAGGTGCGGTTCCGGCTGACGGTTTATTGGCTGATATTTCTAATATCGGTATTAAAGGTCTGGTGTTATTCCCGATCATTTTGGGTGGCTTTATTGGTTACTCTATCGCTGACAAGCCAGCGCTTGCACCAGCGATGATCTCTTCTGGCATCATGGCGGATATGGGCGGCGGCTTCTTGGGTTGTATCGTGGCAGGTTTCATCGCCGGTGGCGTGGTGTTCCAGCTTAAGAAAATCCCACTTTCTGCCAACATGACGGCACTAGGTGCTTACTTCATCTACCCACTTATCGGTACGCTTGTCTCTGCTGGTATCGTTCTTTGGGGTATCGGTGAGCCAATCAAACTGTTCATGGCGTCTATGAACGAGTTCTTAGCGTCAATGGCTGGCGCGTCTAAAGTAGTACTAGGTGCGATTCTTGGTGGTATGACGGCATTCGATATGGGCGGCCCTATCAACAAAGTGGCAACCCTATTTGCTCAAACTCAGGTAGACACTCAACCATGGCTAATGGGCGGTGTGGGCATCGCAATCTGTACGCCTCCTCTAGGTATGGCGCTAGCGACCTTCCTATTCAAGAAGAAGTTCACTAAGCAAGAACAAGAAGCAGGTAAAGCGGCAGCAATCATGGGTTCTATCGGTATCTCTGAAGGTGCGATTCCATTTGCAGCGAATGACCCAATGCGCGTGCTTCCTTCAATCGTGGCTGGTGGTATTGTGGGTTGTGTATTCGGCTTCCTAACAGACGTACTACTACACGCACCATGGGGCGGCCTAATCACAGCGCCAGTATCAAGCAACATCCCAATGTACGTGGTGGGTATTGCATTAGGCTCGCTAACGACCGCTCTTATCGTAGGCTTCTGGAAACCAGTTGCGGAAGAGTCAGAAGAAGAAATCGAACAAGCTGCACCTGTACAAACTCAAGCGGCTCCTGCAGCTGGCGAAGGCGAGTACGATGTAGTAGCTGTAACTTGTTGCCCATCAGGCGTAGCGCACACCTTCATGGCAGCGAAAGCACTAGAGAAAGCAGGCGCAGCAGCAGGTATTAAGATTAAGGTCGAAACACAAGGTCAAAACGGCATTCAGAACCGCATTACCGACTTAGACGTAGCTAACGCGAAACTGGTTATCTTGGCTCACGACATTCAAGTGAAAGATGCACAGCGCTTTGCTAACGCGAACGTGGTTGAGTGTTCAACCAAAGAAGCCATGAAGAAAGCGGCTGAGTTAATCAACAGCTAG